One region of Baekduia soli genomic DNA includes:
- a CDS encoding sensor histidine kinase, with protein sequence MDRPPGLSVRLKLTLSYAGFLMLAGAVLLAAGYFSLSRGAHPGVIFLVRSHADLLRNFAPTAAAVLLFLLVFGLLGGWFLAGRMLAPLTRITDATRTAATGSLAHRIGLPGRRDEFRELADAFDAMLARLEAHVAEQQRFAANASHELRTPLAITQTLLDVARSDPTRVNGELDDRLRAVNTRAIDLTEALLMLSRADRRSFLTEPVDLSLVAEEAAETLLPLAEERGVTIETSGDLTSTLGSPALLLQMATNLLHNAIVHNLPERGTVRVTSGMQADGMALTVENTGEPLSPHLVATLTEPFQRGSKRARTDHAGIGLGLAIVRSIAEAHDGTLTLTPRPTGGLCVTVRLPASPQRTDPVRT encoded by the coding sequence GTGGATAGACCCCCCGGGCTGAGCGTCCGCCTCAAGCTCACCCTCAGCTACGCCGGCTTCCTCATGCTCGCCGGGGCCGTGCTGCTGGCCGCGGGGTACTTCTCGCTCTCGCGCGGCGCGCATCCCGGGGTGATCTTCCTGGTCCGCAGCCACGCCGACCTGCTGCGCAACTTCGCGCCGACGGCGGCCGCGGTGCTGCTCTTCCTGCTGGTGTTCGGCCTGCTGGGAGGGTGGTTCCTGGCCGGCCGCATGCTCGCCCCGCTGACCCGCATCACGGACGCCACGCGCACGGCCGCGACCGGGTCGCTGGCCCACCGCATCGGGCTGCCGGGCCGCCGCGACGAGTTCCGCGAGCTCGCCGATGCGTTCGACGCCATGCTCGCGCGCCTCGAGGCCCACGTCGCCGAGCAGCAGCGGTTCGCCGCCAACGCCTCGCACGAGCTGCGCACGCCGCTGGCGATCACCCAGACGCTGCTCGACGTGGCCCGCAGCGACCCGACCCGCGTCAACGGGGAGCTCGACGACCGCCTCCGCGCCGTCAACACCCGGGCCATCGATCTCACCGAGGCGCTGCTCATGCTCAGCCGCGCCGACCGGCGCTCCTTCCTCACGGAGCCGGTCGACCTGTCGCTCGTCGCCGAGGAGGCCGCCGAGACGCTGCTGCCGCTCGCCGAGGAGCGCGGGGTCACGATCGAGACGTCCGGCGACCTGACCTCCACGCTCGGCTCACCCGCGCTCCTGCTGCAGATGGCGACCAACCTCCTGCACAACGCGATCGTTCACAACCTGCCCGAACGCGGCACGGTCCGGGTCACGTCCGGCATGCAGGCCGACGGGATGGCGCTCACCGTGGAGAACACCGGCGAGCCGCTCAGCCCGCACCTGGTCGCCACGCTCACCGAGCCGTTCCAGCGCGGCAGCAAGCGTGCCCGCACCGACCACGCGGGCATCGGCCTCGGCCTGGCGATCGTCCGGAGCATCGCCGAGGCCCACGACGGGACCCTGACCCTGACCCCGCG
- a CDS encoding response regulator transcription factor, whose protein sequence is MRVLLVEDEPYMAEAIRDGLRLEAIAADIAGDGDTALELLSVNAYDIAVLDRDIPGPSGDEVAEHIVASGSGLPILMLTAADRLDDKASGFGLGADDYLTKPFELRELVLRLRALDRRRAHSRPPVQEIAGLRVDPFRREVHRDGRHVALTRKQFAVLEVLVAAEGGVVSAEELLRRAWDENADPFTNAVRITVSGLRKRLGEPWIVATVPGAGYRIDAARQEGGRG, encoded by the coding sequence ATGCGCGTGTTGCTCGTCGAGGACGAGCCGTACATGGCGGAGGCCATCCGCGATGGCCTGCGCCTGGAGGCCATCGCGGCCGACATCGCCGGCGACGGCGACACCGCGCTGGAACTCCTGAGCGTCAACGCCTACGACATCGCCGTCCTGGACCGCGACATCCCCGGACCCAGCGGCGACGAGGTGGCCGAGCACATCGTCGCCTCCGGCAGCGGCCTGCCGATCCTCATGCTCACCGCCGCCGACCGGCTGGACGACAAGGCCTCGGGCTTCGGGCTCGGCGCCGACGACTACCTCACCAAGCCGTTCGAGCTCCGCGAGCTCGTGCTCCGCCTCCGGGCGCTGGATCGCCGGCGCGCCCACAGCCGGCCGCCGGTGCAGGAGATCGCGGGGCTGCGCGTGGACCCGTTCCGCCGCGAGGTCCACCGCGACGGGCGCCACGTCGCGCTGACCCGCAAGCAGTTCGCGGTGCTCGAGGTCCTCGTCGCCGCCGAGGGCGGCGTCGTCAGCGCCGAGGAGCTGCTGCGGCGCGCGTGGGACGAGAACGCCGACCCGTTCACCAACGCCGTGCGCATCACGGTCTCCGGGCTGCGCAAGCGCCTCGGCGAGCCGTGGATCGTCGCCACCGTGCCCGGCGCCGGCTACCGCATCGACGCCGCGCGCCAGGAGGGCGGGCGTGGATAG
- a CDS encoding D-alanyl-D-alanine carboxypeptidase family protein: MTYGHPARTPAPRIRLRRTGLAGLLVVLLAALVAALGHREPPSSPARPSSTAAPADDHRAGRDGALGEAGGAVPAGATVFDGGLPGVANLDPALLAAVRRAATDAANAGVRFVVNGGWRSPAYEDQLRREAVATYGSEQEAARWVATGTTSAHVSGDAVDLGPAAATAWLSAHGAAYGLCPVYANEPWHYELRPQAVGGGCPAMYPDPTHDPRMQR, translated from the coding sequence GTGACCTACGGCCATCCAGCACGCACACCGGCCCCCCGGATCCGCCTTCGCCGGACCGGGCTCGCGGGCCTGCTCGTCGTCCTCCTCGCGGCGCTCGTCGCCGCGCTCGGCCACCGGGAGCCCCCCTCCTCCCCGGCGCGGCCGTCGTCGACCGCCGCGCCCGCCGACGACCATCGGGCCGGCCGCGACGGCGCGCTCGGCGAGGCCGGCGGTGCCGTCCCCGCCGGCGCGACGGTCTTCGACGGCGGCCTTCCCGGGGTCGCCAACCTCGATCCTGCCCTGTTGGCCGCCGTGCGCCGAGCGGCGACCGATGCGGCGAACGCCGGCGTCCGGTTCGTCGTCAACGGCGGGTGGCGCTCGCCGGCCTACGAGGACCAGCTCCGCCGCGAGGCGGTCGCGACGTACGGCTCCGAGCAGGAGGCGGCCAGGTGGGTGGCCACCGGCACGACGTCGGCGCACGTGTCCGGCGACGCCGTCGACCTCGGGCCCGCGGCGGCCACCGCGTGGCTCTCGGCCCACGGCGCCGCGTACGGGCTGTGCCCGGTCTACGCCAACGAGCCCTGGCACTACGAGCTGCGCCCGCAGGCCGTCGGC